The following proteins are co-located in the Leptolyngbya sp. 'hensonii' genome:
- a CDS encoding SRPBCC family protein gives MTAQVFEQSIQIQANATIVERCITDLTFMHRWLNPALRCEPVGDWNTDIGGESRFIIQIPLLRPTLKSVVVEREPGVVVWGFEGFFHGRDRWECRPNTEGTLLVNCFEFEIPNPLVRFGFNQFAASWTRADMQAQLQRLKQVAESIKHP, from the coding sequence GTGACAGCCCAGGTTTTTGAGCAATCGATCCAAATTCAGGCCAACGCCACGATCGTGGAACGGTGCATCACTGATCTTACCTTCATGCACCGTTGGTTAAATCCGGCCCTGCGCTGCGAGCCTGTGGGGGATTGGAACACCGATATCGGAGGGGAGAGTCGCTTCATCATCCAGATCCCCCTGCTCCGCCCCACCCTGAAGAGTGTGGTGGTGGAACGGGAACCGGGGGTGGTCGTGTGGGGGTTTGAAGGGTTTTTCCATGGCCGCGATCGCTGGGAATGCCGCCCTAACACCGAGGGCACTCTCCTGGTCAACTGCTTTGAATTTGAGATTCCCAATCCCCTGGTCCGTTTTGGCTTCAATCAGTTTGCCGCAAGCTGGACAAGGGCGGATATGCAGGCTCAATTGCAACGCCTTAAGCAAGTGGCAGAGTCAATCAAGCATCCATAA
- the hemB gene encoding porphobilinogen synthase, translated as MFPIHRPRRLRQHPQIRRMVSETVLNLSDLIYPLFAVPGEGFAQEVKSMPGVYQLSVDKIVEEAKEVYDLGIPAIILFGIPETKDMDATGAWHDHGIVQLAATAVKEAVPDLVIIADTCLCEYTSHGHCGYLQVGDLTGRVLNDPTLELLKKTAVSQVQAGADIIAPSGMMDGFVQAIRAGLDEAGHQDIPILSYAAKYASAYYGPFRDAADSAPQFGDRRTYQMDPGNAREALKEIALDVAEGADMLMVKPALAYMDIIYRIKEATNLPLAAYNVSGEYAMVKAAALNGWIDEQRVVLETLTSLKRAGTDLILTYHAKDVARWLGV; from the coding sequence ATGTTTCCAATCCATCGTCCTCGCCGCCTGCGCCAACATCCCCAAATCCGCCGGATGGTCAGTGAAACGGTTCTAAACCTGAGTGATCTGATTTATCCTCTGTTTGCTGTACCCGGCGAGGGTTTTGCCCAGGAAGTTAAATCGATGCCGGGAGTCTACCAACTTTCGGTGGATAAAATTGTGGAAGAAGCCAAAGAGGTTTACGACCTAGGCATTCCGGCTATTATCCTGTTTGGCATTCCGGAAACCAAAGACATGGACGCCACGGGTGCATGGCACGATCATGGCATTGTCCAACTGGCCGCCACCGCTGTTAAAGAGGCTGTTCCAGATCTGGTCATCATTGCCGACACCTGCCTCTGTGAGTACACCTCCCATGGCCACTGCGGTTACCTGCAGGTTGGGGATCTGACCGGGCGAGTGCTCAATGATCCCACCCTGGAGTTGTTGAAGAAGACTGCTGTTTCCCAGGTCCAGGCCGGTGCCGATATTATTGCCCCATCAGGCATGATGGATGGGTTCGTTCAGGCGATCCGAGCCGGGTTAGATGAAGCAGGGCATCAAGACATTCCGATTCTGTCCTACGCCGCCAAGTATGCCTCCGCCTATTATGGTCCCTTCCGGGATGCTGCCGATTCCGCGCCTCAGTTTGGCGATCGCCGCACCTATCAAATGGACCCCGGCAACGCCCGTGAAGCCCTGAAAGAAATTGCCCTGGATGTGGCCGAAGGAGCTGATATGCTGATGGTCAAACCGGCCCTTGCCTACATGGACATCATCTACCGGATCAAGGAAGCCACGAATCTACCCCTCGCCGCCTACAACGTCTCTGGGGAGTATGCCATGGTGAAGGCAGCCGCCCTGAATGGTTGGATTGATGAACAACGGGTTGTTCTGGAAACCCTGACCAGCCTCAAGCGGGCTGGCACCGATCTGATTTTGACCTATCACGCCAAGGACGTTGCCCGCTGGCTGGGAGTCTGA
- the rpmA gene encoding 50S ribosomal protein L27, producing MAHKKGTGSTRNGRDSNAQRLGVKRFGGQVVKAGNILVRQRGTKFHPGNNVGRGSDDTLFALVDGVVTFERRGKNGKKVSVYPPTAAPAAELATASA from the coding sequence ATGGCTCATAAGAAAGGGACAGGGAGTACAAGAAACGGTCGCGACTCCAACGCTCAACGCCTGGGGGTAAAGCGTTTCGGGGGTCAGGTGGTCAAGGCAGGTAATATCCTGGTGCGGCAGCGGGGCACCAAGTTCCATCCCGGCAATAATGTGGGTCGCGGAAGTGACGATACCCTGTTTGCCCTGGTTGATGGGGTGGTTACCTTTGAACGCAGAGGCAAGAATGGCAAGAAAGTGAGTGTCTATCCTCCAACTGCTGCACCTGCAGCAGAACTGGCTACTGCTTCTGCTTAG
- the rplU gene encoding 50S ribosomal protein L21, with product MTYAIIETGGKQLRVEPGRFYDVDRLASDPESTYTISKVLLVQNDGQVTIGQPLVEGATVEGTILRHLRGRKIIVYKMKPKKKTRKKQGHRQELTRLMIDSITLNGVTLAGTEQSAPGVKAEVVVESDEATEA from the coding sequence ATGACCTACGCAATTATTGAAACAGGTGGGAAACAACTCCGGGTAGAACCTGGTCGTTTCTACGATGTAGACCGCCTTGCCAGTGATCCAGAATCCACCTATACGATCAGCAAAGTGTTGCTGGTTCAGAATGACGGGCAGGTCACGATCGGCCAACCTCTAGTTGAGGGGGCTACGGTTGAGGGGACTATCTTGCGTCATCTGCGAGGCCGCAAGATCATTGTCTACAAAATGAAGCCCAAAAAGAAAACTCGTAAGAAGCAGGGCCATCGTCAGGAACTGACTCGGCTGATGATTGATTCTATTACGTTGAATGGGGTGACGCTGGCGGGCACAGAGCAGTCTGCACCCGGAGTCAAAGCAGAAGTCGTTGTCGAATCAGACGAAGCTACAGAGGCATAG
- a CDS encoding BON domain-containing protein — protein MEFVHQPVQWESFPKVGTPLTGVLPEQPIWTPLFTAIPPERVGLNGEYDYEGLAKRVAAQLHQSLKAEDICDLQVLQRGKVVILKGIVPNEIVLQQVIEVASQVSGATAVEIGRVAFPNA, from the coding sequence ATGGAATTTGTGCATCAACCCGTTCAATGGGAGAGTTTCCCAAAAGTTGGAACTCCGTTAACTGGTGTCTTACCAGAGCAACCAATATGGACGCCTCTGTTTACTGCCATTCCGCCTGAGCGGGTGGGATTAAATGGGGAATATGATTATGAAGGTCTGGCCAAGAGGGTTGCGGCTCAACTTCACCAATCTCTCAAGGCTGAGGATATCTGTGATTTACAAGTGTTACAGCGGGGCAAGGTAGTCATTCTGAAAGGGATTGTTCCCAATGAGATCGTACTGCAGCAGGTGATCGAGGTCGCCAGCCAGGTGAGCGGAGCCACTGCCGTAGAGATTGGTCGGGTCGCCTTCCCAAATGCCTAA
- a CDS encoding AAA family ATPase: MDNLFKGFEQLLEIAKALEEKAEKGELKTDVHINSRSFSSIPQQGNIPGGIGSSRIQSPPSGPEGKTDPDPAVIITPSPAEGNPEAQSLRDVGGLGEVLKELRELVEIPLKRPDLLKRLGLEPTKGVLLVGPPGTGKTLTARALAEELGANYIAIVGPEVMGKYYGEAEARLRGVFEKAAKSAPCLIFIDEIDSLAPDRSKVEGEVEKRLVAQLLGLMDGFARVDGVIVLAATNRPDHLDPALRRPGRFDREVQFRVPDREGRLEILKILTRAMPLEASVDLGIIADLGVGLVGADLKSVCQKAAYSALRRQVPSLSDPIPETMTIHQQDFLQAIKAVKPAVLRSVEIETPTVAWGEIGGLEEIKRILQESVEGALLYPELYQRTGAQAPRGILLWGPAGTGKTLLAKAVASQARANFIAVNGPELMSRWVGAAEQAVRDLFTKARQAAPCVVFVDEIDTLAPARGKFSGESGVSDRVVGQLLTELDGMQGCPNVLLVGATNRPEALDPALLRAGRLDLQLKVDLPDRAGRLAILQVHNQDRPLAGVSLEDWATTTDGWNGADLALLSNQAALEAIRRYRATGQTDPHQIQITAADFATAHQTLTSQFRSA; this comes from the coding sequence ATGGATAATCTGTTCAAAGGTTTCGAGCAATTGCTGGAAATCGCCAAGGCTTTGGAAGAGAAAGCGGAAAAAGGCGAACTCAAAACTGATGTTCACATTAATTCCCGGAGCTTTAGCAGTATTCCTCAGCAAGGAAATATACCAGGTGGCATAGGGAGCAGCCGAATACAGTCCCCCCCATCTGGACCTGAAGGCAAAACTGATCCCGATCCAGCGGTGATCATCACTCCCTCTCCGGCTGAGGGCAATCCAGAGGCCCAATCCTTGCGAGATGTGGGAGGGTTGGGTGAGGTTCTGAAAGAGTTGCGAGAGCTGGTCGAAATTCCGCTCAAGCGCCCAGATTTACTGAAACGGCTAGGTCTGGAGCCCACGAAGGGTGTTTTGTTGGTGGGGCCACCTGGAACAGGAAAAACCCTGACAGCCCGTGCCCTGGCTGAGGAGTTGGGAGCAAACTACATCGCGATCGTTGGCCCAGAAGTGATGGGCAAGTACTATGGCGAAGCGGAGGCCCGCTTACGCGGTGTGTTTGAAAAAGCAGCAAAATCAGCTCCCTGCCTGATCTTTATTGATGAAATTGACAGCCTGGCCCCCGATCGCAGCAAGGTGGAGGGAGAGGTTGAAAAACGCCTGGTAGCCCAACTGTTGGGCCTGATGGATGGGTTTGCCAGAGTTGATGGAGTGATTGTGCTGGCGGCGACCAACCGCCCCGATCACCTCGACCCAGCCCTGCGCCGTCCGGGGCGGTTTGACCGGGAAGTGCAGTTTCGGGTTCCCGATCGGGAGGGGCGTCTGGAGATCCTCAAGATTCTGACCCGGGCCATGCCCCTGGAAGCCTCCGTTGATCTGGGGATCATTGCCGATCTGGGGGTGGGGTTGGTGGGGGCTGATCTGAAATCGGTCTGCCAGAAAGCTGCCTATTCTGCCCTGCGTCGCCAGGTGCCTTCCCTGAGCGATCCCATTCCCGAAACCATGACCATCCACCAGCAGGATTTTCTCCAGGCAATCAAAGCCGTGAAGCCTGCTGTGTTGCGATCGGTGGAAATCGAAACTCCAACCGTGGCCTGGGGCGAAATTGGCGGATTGGAGGAGATTAAGCGCATCCTGCAGGAATCGGTTGAAGGGGCATTGCTCTATCCCGAACTATATCAGCGCACGGGGGCTCAAGCGCCCCGTGGCATTCTCCTCTGGGGACCAGCCGGGACAGGAAAAACCCTGCTGGCCAAGGCTGTGGCTTCCCAGGCCAGGGCCAACTTCATTGCCGTCAATGGTCCAGAACTGATGAGCCGATGGGTGGGAGCAGCAGAACAGGCTGTGCGGGACCTGTTTACGAAAGCCCGTCAGGCTGCGCCCTGCGTCGTCTTTGTTGACGAAATCGATACCCTGGCCCCGGCTCGGGGTAAGTTCAGTGGGGAGTCGGGGGTCAGCGATCGAGTCGTGGGGCAATTGTTGACCGAACTGGACGGGATGCAGGGATGCCCCAATGTGCTGCTGGTGGGGGCAACCAACCGTCCTGAAGCCCTGGATCCGGCTTTGCTGAGGGCTGGACGATTGGATTTACAATTGAAGGTCGATCTGCCCGATCGGGCAGGGCGTTTGGCAATTCTCCAGGTTCACAACCAGGATCGTCCCCTGGCCGGGGTCAGCCTGGAAGATTGGGCCACGACCACGGATGGGTGGAACGGAGCGGACCTGGCCCTGTTGAGCAATCAGGCTGCCCTGGAAGCTATCCGCCGCTATCGGGCCACTGGGCAAACGGATCCCCATCAGATCCAGATCACCGCTGCAGATTTCGCAACGGCTCACCAGACCCTGACCAGCCAGTTTCGATCGGCCTGA
- the cbiD gene encoding cobalt-precorrin-5B (C(1))-methyltransferase CbiD — protein MVRSGYTLPVFAVAAAKAALLHLQTPQESLASVLIDLPTESAEIPIQQLATLESDSALGMTLSDPGDNLDLTRNMLIWAWVKLAAWQGQPLILEGGEGLGKLPTGEAAIYSFARQLFEANLLPLIPADRSVTVRIILPQGRQLARRTSNEAFGILEGLALLGTSGISQPLSAADQLEEFRIDLQAKVKQSPNLVFCIGQNGLQVAQRLRIPESTIVQTSNWLGALLVEAGLRGARSVLLLGYQGKLIKLASGIFNTSSHLADGRLETIAAAVAQMGGDLVAVQQVLQAETADAAYQHLVQLHLAKPVFQHMAAKIQQRSEAYVKKYADTALSVGVILFDRRGEIIVRHGATLSQAPNDQP, from the coding sequence CGGTGCTGATCGATCTCCCGACTGAGTCCGCCGAGATTCCGATTCAGCAACTGGCTACTCTGGAGTCCGACAGTGCTCTGGGAATGACCCTCAGCGATCCCGGCGATAACCTGGACCTGACTCGCAATATGCTGATCTGGGCCTGGGTCAAGCTGGCTGCATGGCAGGGTCAGCCCCTGATTCTGGAAGGGGGCGAAGGCTTGGGGAAACTGCCTACAGGAGAAGCCGCGATTTACAGTTTTGCCCGTCAGCTTTTTGAGGCAAACCTTTTGCCCCTGATTCCTGCCGATCGCAGCGTCACGGTGCGAATCATCTTGCCCCAAGGGCGACAACTGGCCCGGCGCACCTCCAACGAGGCTTTTGGCATTCTGGAAGGTCTGGCCCTGCTCGGCACCAGTGGTATTTCCCAACCCCTGTCAGCGGCTGACCAGTTGGAAGAATTCCGCATCGATTTGCAGGCAAAGGTGAAACAATCCCCTAACCTGGTGTTCTGCATTGGTCAGAATGGTCTGCAGGTGGCCCAGCGACTCAGAATTCCAGAATCCACGATCGTGCAAACGAGCAATTGGCTGGGGGCACTTCTGGTGGAGGCGGGCCTGCGGGGAGCAAGGTCAGTACTCCTACTCGGATATCAGGGTAAGCTCATTAAACTGGCTAGCGGCATCTTCAATACCTCCAGCCATCTGGCCGATGGCAGGCTGGAGACGATCGCTGCGGCGGTGGCTCAGATGGGTGGCGATTTAGTTGCTGTACAGCAGGTTTTGCAGGCGGAAACGGCGGATGCAGCCTATCAACACCTGGTCCAACTCCATCTGGCCAAACCGGTTTTCCAACATATGGCAGCAAAAATTCAGCAGCGATCGGAAGCCTATGTCAAAAAGTATGCCGATACCGCCCTGAGCGTGGGGGTGATTCTCTTCGATCGGCGAGGGGAGATTATCGTTCGCCATGGGGCCACCTTGTCCCAGGCTCCCAATGACCAGCCCTGA